In Musa acuminata AAA Group cultivar baxijiao chromosome BXJ2-8, Cavendish_Baxijiao_AAA, whole genome shotgun sequence, one genomic interval encodes:
- the LOC135619270 gene encoding probable xyloglucan endotransglucosylase/hydrolase protein 30 isoform X2: MRTSSAPQTAAAPGSPSTAPPDRDSYQTISTTMASSAPPSSCPRITPPASSSPSTMIDRVSRGAECAVQTSNGDVFQKTHDELDFEFLGNIRGKDWRIQTNVYGNGSTSRGREERFFLPFDPTAEAHRYSILWTSDHIIFYIDDTPIREVVRSDAMGGDYPSKPMSIYATIWDGSTWATANGRYKVNYKYAPFVAELSDLVLRGCRVDPIQQVDSARRCAEANEDLLAADFAQMTPLKHAAMRRFRERYMTYSFCYDANRYPVTFPECDIIPSEQSRFFESGETKYPRDRRRARRQSRRP; encoded by the exons ATGAGAACCTCATCCGCTCCCCAGACGGCCGCGGCGCCCGGCTCACCCTCGACCGCTCCTCCG GATCGGGATTCATATCAAACGATCTCTACGACCATGGCTTCTTCAGCGCCTCCATCAAGCTGCCCTCGGATTACTCCGCCGGCGTCGTCGTCGCCTTCTAC CATGATTGATCGGGTGTCTCGTGGTGCTGAATGTGCGGTGCAGACTTCCAATGGAGATGTGTTCCAGAAGACACACGACGAGCTGGACTTCGAGTTCCTGGGCAACATCAGAGGCAAGGACTGGAGGATTCAGACCAACGTCTACGGCAACGGCAGCACCAGCCGAGGCCGCGAGGAGCGCTTCTTTCTCCCTTTCGATCCCACCGCCGAGGCTCACCGCTACTCCATTCTGTGGACCTCCGACCACATCAT ATTCTACATCGACGACACCCCTATCAGAGAGGTGGTCCGCAGCGACGCCATGGGCGGCGACTACCCGTCCAAGCCCATGTCCATCTACGCCACCATATGGGACGGCTCCACCTGGGCCACCGCCAACGGCAGGTACAAGGTCAACTACAAGTACGCGCCCTTCGTCGCGGAGCTCTCCGACCTCGTCCTCCGCGGATGCCGCGTCGACCCGATCCAGCAGGTGGACTCCGCCCGGCGGTGCGCCGAGGCCAACGAGGATCTCCTCGCGGCCGACTTCGCCCAAATGACCCCTTTAAAGCACGCCGCCATGCGCCGGTTCCGCGAGCGCTACATGACCTACTCCTTCTGCTACGACGCCAACCGGTACCCGGTCACCTTCCCCGAGTGCGACATCATCCCGTCGGAGCAAAGCAGGTTCTTTGAGTCAGGCGAAACCAAGTACCCGAGGGACCGCCGGAGGGCCAGGCGCCAGAGCCGGAGACCCTAA
- the LOC135619270 gene encoding probable xyloglucan endotransglucosylase/hydrolase protein 30 isoform X1 codes for MAAAAPGTAMTVFLMLSCMAAAAAAAALNLTTLSFDDGFSHLFGNENLIRSPDGRGARLTLDRSSGSGFISNDLYDHGFFSASIKLPSDYSAGVVVAFYTSNGDVFQKTHDELDFEFLGNIRGKDWRIQTNVYGNGSTSRGREERFFLPFDPTAEAHRYSILWTSDHIIFYIDDTPIREVVRSDAMGGDYPSKPMSIYATIWDGSTWATANGRYKVNYKYAPFVAELSDLVLRGCRVDPIQQVDSARRCAEANEDLLAADFAQMTPLKHAAMRRFRERYMTYSFCYDANRYPVTFPECDIIPSEQSRFFESGETKYPRDRRRARRQSRRP; via the exons ATGGCGGCGGCAGCTCCCGGCACCGCGATGACTGTCTTCCTGATGCTCTCATGCATggcggctgcggcggcggcggcggcgctcaACCTGACGACGTTATCCTTCGACGACGGCTTCTCCCACCTCTTCGGAAATGAGAACCTCATCCGCTCCCCAGACGGCCGCGGCGCCCGGCTCACCCTCGACCGCTCCTCCG GATCGGGATTCATATCAAACGATCTCTACGACCATGGCTTCTTCAGCGCCTCCATCAAGCTGCCCTCGGATTACTCCGCCGGCGTCGTCGTCGCCTTCTAC ACTTCCAATGGAGATGTGTTCCAGAAGACACACGACGAGCTGGACTTCGAGTTCCTGGGCAACATCAGAGGCAAGGACTGGAGGATTCAGACCAACGTCTACGGCAACGGCAGCACCAGCCGAGGCCGCGAGGAGCGCTTCTTTCTCCCTTTCGATCCCACCGCCGAGGCTCACCGCTACTCCATTCTGTGGACCTCCGACCACATCAT ATTCTACATCGACGACACCCCTATCAGAGAGGTGGTCCGCAGCGACGCCATGGGCGGCGACTACCCGTCCAAGCCCATGTCCATCTACGCCACCATATGGGACGGCTCCACCTGGGCCACCGCCAACGGCAGGTACAAGGTCAACTACAAGTACGCGCCCTTCGTCGCGGAGCTCTCCGACCTCGTCCTCCGCGGATGCCGCGTCGACCCGATCCAGCAGGTGGACTCCGCCCGGCGGTGCGCCGAGGCCAACGAGGATCTCCTCGCGGCCGACTTCGCCCAAATGACCCCTTTAAAGCACGCCGCCATGCGCCGGTTCCGCGAGCGCTACATGACCTACTCCTTCTGCTACGACGCCAACCGGTACCCGGTCACCTTCCCCGAGTGCGACATCATCCCGTCGGAGCAAAGCAGGTTCTTTGAGTCAGGCGAAACCAAGTACCCGAGGGACCGCCGGAGGGCCAGGCGCCAGAGCCGGAGACCCTAA